ATTCGATCGGGTGGGTGGTGCGGATATGCACCCAATGTTCGGCCGGGTAGCCATAGAACGCCAGCATCTCTTCCTGATCCTTGGCCAGGCACTCCATCGCTTTTGGGTACTTGGCTTCGAAGCGTTTTAGCGTGCGATCAAAGGCCTTGAGGGCCTCGTCGCGGGTCTCGGCCATCCAGATGTCATGCAGGTCGGCCTTGACCTTGGGCTGAACGGATTTCGGCAGCTTGTTCAGCACGTTAGCGGTCTTATGGACCTAGCAGCGCTGATGGTCAGTTTCTGGGCAGATCTTGCTCAGCGCCGCCCAGAACCCCATGGCGCCGTCACCTACTGCTAGCTTTGGGGCTTGCGTCAGGCCACGCTCTCGCAGCCCCGTCAGCAGCGTCTTCCAACTATCCGCCGACTCCCGGAAGCCATCCTCGACCGCCACCAGTTCCTTGCGGCCCTGCTCGGTGACGCCGATGATCACCAACAAGCAGAGGCGATCATCCATTCTGACGTTGCTGTAAACACCATCGGCCCACCAGTAGACGTAGTGCTGGTGGGCCAGGTCCCGCTGTCGCCACTCAGCATGTTCGTCTTCCCACCGCTTCTTGAGCCGTGACACCGTATTGGCCGACAGGCCCTTGGCCTGGTCGCCCAGCAACGCTGCCAAGGCTTCCTGATAGTCGCCGGTGGAGATCCCTTTCAGATAGAGCCACGGGATCAGCTCCTCGATGCTGCGAGCGCGCTTCAGGTAGGGCGGCAGCAGGCTACTGTTGAAGCGAACCCCGTCACCGCTGCGATCCCGAACCTTGGGCACCTTGACGGCGACATCACCGATACCTGTCTGAACGGTACGCTCCGGCAAATAGCCGTTGCGCACCACCGCCCGTCGGCCGTCTGCCATATTCGTGTCGGCATATTGGTCAAGGAAGGTAGCCAGCTCGGCCTCCACCGCCTTGGCAATCAGGTCTTGTGCCCCTTGGCGCAACAGCTCGTGCAACGGGCCGGAGATCTCGGCTTCTGGCTGTGACAAAGCTCGGAGGGTAGAATCGGTCATGGCGTATCCGCTTTTGTTGATTGAGATCTTGGTCGTGATCAATCAACAGGATACGCCACCCTTCCTATCTCCTCCCGTACACCAGAAATCACCATAGCTCCCGCCTGATCCCGAAAGACTACGTGCTAGGCATCTACGAGGCGGCGTCGAGCGCCATTGAAACCATAGCGCTTGATGCACTGCCGGAAGGCTCGGATCGTCACCCTCCGAGGCATGATACGCGACGGATGGGAACGAATTTTCTGAAGGCCGGCAAACCCCTGATTCTCCTTGTACCCAGTACCGCGGCCGCAGGCCTCGATCAAATCGCCGTAGTGAATCCGCACCACCCCGACATCGGAAAGATATGCCTCATCAGCACCCAAAACCGGGTCTATAGCCCGAGGTTATTCCAAGGGATCAAATGAAGGGTTGGACGTAGGCTACCTGTATGGCCATGATGCATTTATGTAGCACTTTCGCTGCATTCCTGTGGGGAGGTTAGGCTATGAGTGCTGAAGCAATCATCGAACCGTCCGACTATGATGCTCCCGACACCTTCGATCAGTTCATTTCTGATCTGAAAGCTCGCGCACGTCATGACAAGAGCCCTATCATCAGCCCTAGGATGTTTTGCCGTGCCATGGGCATGGACGTTCAGACGCTTGCTGCTCGTGCCCACGTCCACCGCGTAACAGTGAACCGTGCCCAAGGGTCTGAGAAGCTGCAGACCTATCTACGGGACGCAGTACGAGTCATGGGCGCCGCGGCTGCTGTGAATGACAATTTACAGGATGCCGCGTTCTGGTTCCGCAATGAGCCGTTGAGCGCGTTCGATTTCAAGACACCTGAGCAGTTGGTAAGTGATGGACGAGCCGATGACCTATTGGGCTACGTCCAATCGCTTAGCGCTGGCGCTGCCGGATAATCCTTATCAATTTGCCAGATCAATCAGCATATTGTGTTCATGCCCCTCGTTGGGCGATCGCGCCAACCAGTGCATCCGGATTAGAGCTTCTGCGAGCCCCTTGCGCTGCTGGTAGTACAACGAAGAGATCAAAACGCTACACACGATAAGTGATTGTTATCGAAAAGCCCCAATCCGCCTACAGGCCCCGTGATAGAGCCTTCCGTGGATTTTGGCGCCGGTAACGGCGTTTTGAGACCAAAACAAGACATTCGATTTCAAACCCCATCACGCGCCATTGACATGTCTTTGAAACCGAAGCCCGCCAGGTGCTCGCCTTTCAGAATCAAAGCCGCAGATTCAGTTCCAAAGCTTCTGCCGCCCTATTGCCCTATTTTCGGTTTCAAAAAACAAGCCGGTTTGCCGGCAACGTTCGTATGCCATCAGGCATCTCCCACAAGCATAATCTCGAGATATTTATAACTAACCAGTATGAATGCGCGCCTTGCCACTTAATGTTAACCTGAATCAACCCCTAACGCGGCAATCGACAGATGCAGAGTTCCGTGTCGTCATTGGGAATATAGGGGGCATACCGAGACAATATAATAGGCCGGAGCATACTAAGGCATCTCGCCAACTGTAATAAATGAGCGACTTATCCTTCATATACATAGTGCTGCTTCCGTCCAGAATGCAGAACATTACGCGCCGGATGATTTCCACGACATCGTAGTCACTGGTTTTGGCGTCGAGCACCTGTGCGACATAATGCAAGATTGCCGCTTTATATTTATGCTCGTCATAAGTAACCAAGATATACGCACAATATTTGATGCCTTTCATTTTCTTGGCGAATACAGAACCAGATAAATAGACACCGTGGTGGCCAAGAAGCACGTCACGTTTCCATTGCCCTATTCGCTAAATCGCATGCCGGCATGCCTCAACCTGCAATCAGCGTAGCGAGAGTGCTCTCAGTACTTAACTCTCAGCACGCATAGGCGTTGGCACTCATCATGCATCACCTTGCTGCGCACTATATTGGGTAGATGATACATACAGCTCGCTATGTGCCAGATGCATCATGGCAAGAAGTAACGATGTGTCTCACCGAGAATAACGGTACAAGTGTGGGCGTAATGGCCGAGGCCATCCCATCGCATAATGTGTACACCGGTAGTCTTTATCAAGACGGTCGTCTGGCAAGGCTTTACCTGGGCGCACTCAAGCAGGCGATCAATGCTCTTTTAGCTGATCGAGATGTATTTGTTCGTCTTCTCGTTGTTTAGTCCCGGCGTCCTGCCCCGGCAACGAGAATGGTATTACAGGCGCTTGACGGAAGTGCGTGCACCCGAGAGATCTCTGACTACGGACTCCTCCACTTCCATCAGCACGACAGCCACGAGGCGTTTTACTCCACAACGCCCGATGCCTGCCAAGCTTGTTGGCACTTTGAATAAGGCAACTTCTAATCCTTGATCGCGTTAATCAACGGGTCTTCCTGGTTCGGATACAGCCAGACCGCCCGGGGCAGCAATTAATGGCAGGTGTCACTGCTCCAACGCCCAGGGTGCTACCGACAGTCATTGGAGACCCGAGGGCGTCTGTATGACGGGGTGATATTCAGTCGCTGCAGTGTCGCCCGGCGCATCGACCCCTTCATGGCGGAGCCGTTATCTGCGTGCAATACCAGTGGCTGGTTAATGCAGCTGCGCAGCACGGCACGCTGGATCACTTCGCTGCTGTTGGGCATGGACTGCTGGTCGAACACCTCGGCCTCAACAATCTTGCGGCTGTAGATGTCGACGGTCATCAAGCAGCATCCGAGGAGGCGTAATGGTTGAGGTCAGGAGTAGCAAACTATCGTGTAGCACGAGGCCGCCATCCACAGTTTCGGCGCCAGTGTGCAAAACCGCCCTCACTCGAATGCCATGGCCTTTCACTACCCTTCAGCGTGGCACCGCCTGACAGGGCCCGACGTTAATGTCACGGCAATGTTCCATGCCACGGCGTTGACCTTACCGCTGAAATAGGTCTGCCATCGATGTGAACACGCTTTCCTTATTGCACACCGCTGGGCATAGGCAACGAGTAGCAGATAGCCCAGCAAGCCGTAGGCCTGACATCATTGTGGTGGGCGCCCCGTTGGTCGATTTCCTGCCTTGCACCGGCAAGGCTCAGAAACCCGTCCTGGTTGGGACAACCGTAACGGCACGTGACGTTGAATCTGTCGATGGAAGCATTCTGAGTAGATGTTGCCGGGTAGAGAAGGTCCCGCGTGACCTTTCATTCGCGTGACAAAACGCTGCCCGGTAGGGATGTCTCTTCCCGTGATCCGACGCGTTGCCGCTCGACGTCATACGCAATATTCAGCACACGCAACCGGTGACCTACGGCTCGCTGATCCAAGACAACGTCCTTCGACAGCACTGGTTGGGCCTCGTCGTTCTCGACCGCCCCCTAACTTGCGTCACTGGGCGCAGTTCTGCCGCCTTACCTCACCATAACGACAGTCAGTTCGTCGCCGATTGATCGCCAAGCCCTCCCTCCGCAACAGAAAACACCATCACGTCAAGACCGTTCCAGCGCAGATATAACGCCTTGGGTTAATGCTGAGCGGGCGTATGGAGTCCAGTATTTGACGAAAGATTCGTTGTTCACTTCATCTTCTTGATCGCGCTACTGCCTCCTCTTCCAGCTGAAAGGGACCACTCAGACTGGTCCGGTAAACGCCGTCCGCAAAAAAATTCGCTCCCATTAGCGCAAAGATACCCGACTAGGCCCCTGTAAATAATCCGACGGCGGATGAACCGTCGATACATACAGGAAAAGCGAAATGAAAACATCTGACCCACGCCTAGTATCACTGACACCAGAGAGCAATCTTTTGATTCCTATGCAGTCCACTACCCTCCACCTACGAGACCTCAACCAGGGTGACGCATCAGGCCTCCTCGATGACACACCGATCGATATCGGCGCACTCCGACCCACAGGATTTCTGCATCAGAGTGGGGAGATTGAGATCATCAATAGCGCGTTGTTGAACGACTGGGCGGACCGCCTGCATAGCGAACAGCAGGTGTGCTGTGACCTGATTGACCACAGCCGTCTGGATGCCTCTCTAGTGCTAGTGCTGAGGTTTTGGTTCGGAGAACGTGCCTGGTGCCAGCATCATCGCCACTCCCGTTACAATGCGAAGGGCAAAAGCTGGCACGAGGTGGTCGACGTGCTGCTAGAGAATAGCGAGCTGGAACAGTCGGTTGCTCGTTGTCTGTTCGGTGTGAGCACCCTGACGCTGCATCACTATCGTTTTCTCTGCGCCGAGCGGGTCGTGGAGGGGACAATCTGTTCATACAGAAAATCACCTAACGCATAGCCATGCTAAGCAAGCTGCTGTGAGGCCAGCCTCAGAGCAGCTTGACTTGAGAGGACCACTGACCATGAGCCTGACCACAACCAAGCGCCATCGACTCCCAAACGAGATCATCAACGATTGGGATACGACACTAGACCAAGCCACGACATTGTCAGAAGGCCAGCGAAATTTGGTACGAGCTAGCATTAGCTATGCGCTGCCACCCCTCAGTCGATCGGATGTGCTGCAGGCACTGCAGTTTTATCTGAACGACCAAAACGTCCCTACGACATGGTCCGTCGAGACCCTTGTCGAACAACTGCCCGTCCAGGCCGAACAACGCCGTTACATCGCCACATCTCACCCGCTATACCTGGCGATGACGAAGATCACAGGAAGCCACACGCTACATCACAGCTTCCGAAAGGCATGCCGACGCATGATGAGTACCTATTTCGCTCGCGTTTCTCAGGATGCTCACCCGCAAACACTGTACACCGACGTCGTGCAAACGCGGGATGTCCTGTCGAAAATCGCCAATCAGGATGATAACCAACCTGAAGAGGGTGAGGCGGAGGATCACTTCCTTATGGGGCGGATCAACTGGTATCTCGCCAACGCAGCTTCGGTAC
Above is a window of Halomonas sp. I5-271120 DNA encoding:
- a CDS encoding transposase family protein gives rise to the protein MTVDIYSRKIVEAEVFDQQSMPNSSEVIQRAVLRSCINQPLVLHADNGSAMKGSMRRATLQRLNITPSYRRPRVSNDCR
- a CDS encoding DUF2384 domain-containing protein, coding for MSAEAIIEPSDYDAPDTFDQFISDLKARARHDKSPIISPRMFCRAMGMDVQTLAARAHVHRVTVNRAQGSEKLQTYLRDAVRVMGAAAAVNDNLQDAAFWFRNEPLSAFDFKTPEQLVSDGRADDLLGYVQSLSAGAAG